In Rana temporaria chromosome 3, aRanTem1.1, whole genome shotgun sequence, a single window of DNA contains:
- the CHRNB1 gene encoding acetylcholine receptor subunit beta isoform X1, whose product MEEVRRLLIMLLLYWTLLQGALAQANNKEGILRDKLFKNYNVHVRPTRTPQEKITVQLGMSLSQLLSLNEKDEEMTTRVYMNMAWNDIRLMWDPSEYGGIETLRIGSDSVWKPDIVLMNNNDGEFEVGLAVEVLVNWKGNVTWLPPALYHSSCPIEVQYFPFDWQNCSMVFRSQTYEADEVVLVHPRDTQGREVTQAVIFPNTFEENGQWEIRHRSSRKNTNPSDPLYEDITFYLVIQRKPLFYIVNIIVPCILITILAIFVFYLPPDAGEKMTLSIFALLTLTVFLLLLADKVPETSLKVPIIVNYLMFTMVLVTFSVILSVVVLNLHHRSPNTHHMPQWVRQIFILHLPRYLRISRPKPEPPLPVEPLTHRTPVSRHTDEYFIRRPENDFIFPKPERYQAAAFSRDMKWFLDGPSLGLTLPPDLQSAISAIRYLAQQLQEQEDYDNLKEDWQYVAMVVDRLFLWTFIVFTTLGTLTIFLDASFNSPPETPFP is encoded by the exons ATGGAGGAGGTCAGACGTCTCCTAATAATGCTGCTACTTTACTGGACACTTCTACAAG GGGCGCTGGCACAAGCCAACAACAAAGAGGGAATTCTCCGGGATAAGCTCTTCAAGAATTACAATGTTCACGTCCGGCCCACGAGGACCCCCCAGGAAAAGATTACAGTACAGCTGGGGATGAGTCTGTCCCAGCTCCTTAGTCTG aatgagaAAGATGAAGAGATGACCACCAGGGTCTACATGAACATG GCCTGGAATGACATCCGCCTCATGTGGGACCCATCGGAATATGGGGGCATCGAGACTCTGCGGATTGGCTCCGACAGTGTGTGGAAGCCGGATATCGTCCTTATGAACAA caacGACGGTGAATTTGAGGTTGGGCTCGCAGTGGAAGTTTTGGTCAACTGGAAAGGCAATGTCACCTGGCTGCCCCCGGCCCTCTATCACAGCAGCTGCCCCATCGAG GTCCAATACTTCCCATTTGACTGGCAGAATTGTAGCATGGTGTTCCGATCTCAGACCTACGAGGCAGACGAGGTGGTGCTGGTTCACCCGAGGGACACCCAAGGAAGAGAGGTCACACAAGCGGTCATCTTTCCCAATACGTTTGAGG aaAACGGGCAGTGGGAGATCCGGCACCGATCTTCCCGTAAGAACACCAACCCCTCAGACCCCCTGTATGAGGACATCACCTTCTACCTGGTGATCCAGAGGAAGCCGCTCTTCTATATTGTCAACATCATCGTCCCCTGTATTCTTATTACCATCCTGGCCATCTTCGTCTTCTACCTTCCCCCCGATGCAG GTGAGAAGATGACGCTCTCCATCTTCGCTCTTCTCACACTCACTGTCTTCTTGCTGCTTCTCGCTGACAAAGTCCCAGAGACCTCGCTGAAGGTCCCCATCATTGTCAACTACCTGATGTTTACCATGGTCCTGGTCACCTTCTCCGTCATCCTGAGCGTAGTGGTCCTGAATCTTCACCATCGCTCCCCCAACACCCATCACATGCCCCAGTGGGTGCGCCAG ATTTTTATCCTTCACCTCCCCCGCTACCTCCGGATTAGCCGACCAAAACCTGAGCCGCCTCTTCCAGTTGAGCCGCTGACCCACCGGACCCCAGTCTCACGACATACTGACGAGTACTTCATCCGCAGGCCGGAGAACGACTTCATCTTCCCCAAGCCTGAGAG GTACCAGGCGGCAGCCTTCTCACGGGATATGAAATGGTTCTTGGATGGTCCAAGTTTGGGGCTCACTCTCCCCCCGGATCTACAGTCCGCCATCAGCGCCATCCGATACCTCGcccagcagctgcaggagcaggaGGACTATGATAAT